The proteins below are encoded in one region of Winogradskyella helgolandensis:
- a CDS encoding DUF6617 family protein yields the protein MTLKPTHQLLFYFQNLLKSNKLEFLKDTSLNNMKEMYGNLVEHVDTNNGVIKFWKVFSDQHSNGEPTEGLVTYDFYKEHKNELIFNAKVVTEEIDKLVYSKAEANEVYTATLKNISLELHSLNQKADKLYPNYPELPRALKLIEHHLLIKYDIKPFAKKRAEDKLSYFGFKDTISRQKFIELYELADSLEIIEYDVIDQETFLEVLLENPSEPNKVIKFFCQNALAKQFIEKLRPYFTSLDPKSIEKSGRFLTKGGTVLSETNYNRTLLKFNPKLDRLNKEMDTILLS from the coding sequence ATGACTCTAAAGCCAACACATCAGTTACTTTTTTACTTTCAAAATCTCTTAAAATCAAATAAACTTGAATTTTTAAAAGATACATCACTTAATAATATGAAGGAGATGTATGGAAATTTAGTTGAACATGTAGATACTAATAATGGAGTTATAAAGTTTTGGAAAGTTTTTTCAGACCAACATAGCAACGGAGAACCTACAGAGGGATTAGTTACCTATGATTTTTATAAAGAACATAAAAACGAATTAATATTTAATGCTAAAGTTGTAACTGAGGAAATAGACAAATTAGTATATTCTAAAGCAGAAGCAAATGAAGTCTATACAGCTACTCTAAAAAACATTAGCTTAGAACTACATTCTTTAAACCAGAAAGCAGACAAACTTTATCCAAATTATCCTGAACTACCTAGAGCCTTAAAACTTATTGAGCATCATCTTCTTATAAAGTATGATATTAAGCCTTTTGCTAAAAAGAGAGCAGAAGATAAATTATCATATTTTGGATTTAAAGATACAATCTCTAGGCAGAAGTTTATTGAGCTATATGAACTAGCTGATAGTTTAGAGATTATTGAATATGATGTAATTGACCAAGAAACTTTTTTAGAGGTATTACTTGAAAACCCAAGTGAACCTAATAAGGTTATAAAATTCTTCTGCCAAAATGCCTTAGCTAAACAATTTATTGAAAAGTTGAGACCTTATTTTACTTCATTAGACCCAAAGTCTATTGAGAAATCAGGTAGATTCCTTACTAAAGGTGGTACTGTGTTATCTGAAACTAATTACAATAGGACATTATTGAAGTTTAATCCAAAGCTTGATAGACTCAACAAAGAAATGGATACAATACTACTAAGCTAA
- a CDS encoding SOS response-associated peptidase, translating into MCFHSKQSKKAQQIENKFNAKFETNNDFAPTNHYNGFNFPKTPLITNDDSTTIQMLNWGLVPQWANQNWNKSYTLNARIETIEDKPAFKDVIENRCIILVDGFYEWQHVGKQKIKYEIGFENELFAFAGLYSEFENIKTYTIITTEAKGIMREIHNTKLRMPIALKEDIEIENWLVKKEVKPRFDFTAIALDQIQPTLF; encoded by the coding sequence ATGTGTTTTCATAGCAAGCAAAGCAAAAAAGCTCAACAGATAGAAAACAAGTTCAATGCTAAGTTTGAGACTAATAATGACTTTGCACCTACTAATCATTATAATGGGTTTAACTTTCCAAAAACTCCATTAATAACCAATGATGATAGTACAACTATTCAAATGCTAAATTGGGGTTTAGTGCCACAATGGGCAAACCAAAATTGGAATAAATCTTATACATTAAATGCTAGAATAGAAACTATTGAGGATAAGCCAGCATTTAAAGATGTCATAGAAAATAGATGTATTATTTTAGTTGATGGTTTCTATGAGTGGCAACATGTAGGAAAACAAAAAATTAAATATGAGATTGGTTTTGAAAATGAGCTATTTGCTTTTGCAGGTCTATATTCAGAATTTGAAAATATAAAAACCTATACTATAATTACAACTGAAGCAAAAGGTATTATGAGAGAAATACACAACACAAAATTAAGAATGCCAATTGCTTTAAAAGAGGATATTGAAATAGAAAATTGGTTAGTTAAAAAAGAAGTTAAACCAAGGTTTGATTTCACAGCTATAGCTTTAGACCAGATACAACCAACCTTATTCTAA
- a CDS encoding LexA family protein: MKILNLPKLNKELINLPFRIDDNKVYVNYFDEGVQAGFPSPAEDFKEIPLSLDEKYLQNPQATYLIKVAGNSMYPTLQIGDILIVKSDQEFGDSDIGIVSVNQTDFTVKRFDKIKKKLLADNSEFPNIELNEEDTLICLGVVKQLIRDL, encoded by the coding sequence ATGAAGATTTTAAACTTACCAAAACTTAACAAAGAGCTAATTAATCTACCTTTTAGAATAGATGATAACAAAGTTTATGTAAACTATTTTGATGAAGGTGTACAGGCAGGTTTCCCTAGTCCAGCAGAAGACTTTAAAGAAATTCCATTAAGTCTAGATGAAAAATATTTACAAAATCCACAGGCAACTTATTTAATTAAAGTTGCAGGAAATTCAATGTACCCTACTTTACAAATTGGAGACATCCTTATAGTAAAATCTGACCAAGAATTTGGGGATAGTGATATAGGTATAGTCTCTGTAAATCAAACAGATTTCACAGTAAAAAGGTTTGATAAAATCAAAAAAAAGCTTTTGGCAGATAATTCGGAATTTCCTAACATAGAATTAAATGAAGAGGACACCTTAATTTGTTTAGGTGTTGTAAAACAATTAATCAGAGATTTATAA
- a CDS encoding AAA family ATPase, whose protein sequence is MKLRQSERKLAKIKMALQGSAGSGKTYSSLLLAKGLTKDNLTRVAIIDTENGSADLYAHLGNYNVLSLQPPFTPEKYVQAIEVCEKANMEVIIIDSISHCWEYLLDYHSKMAGNSFTNWAKIKPLEKVFLNKILQSPTHIIATMRTKQDYVLQQKDGKYIPEKVGLKSISRDGTDYEFTLVFDVDIKHYATSSKDRTGLFMGKSEFVINTSTGKKILDWCNNGTSLEEVREQIKSCNDIEALRLLYSQYYSMKALDADFKLQKETIQSKKQLLNPQNISSNGITNHSA, encoded by the coding sequence ATGAAATTAAGACAATCAGAGAGAAAACTTGCCAAGATAAAAATGGCATTACAAGGAAGTGCTGGAAGTGGTAAAACATATTCAAGTTTACTTCTAGCAAAAGGACTAACAAAAGACAATTTGACTAGAGTTGCAATAATAGATACTGAAAATGGTAGTGCAGATTTGTATGCTCATCTAGGTAATTATAATGTCTTATCTCTACAACCACCATTTACACCTGAAAAATATGTGCAAGCTATTGAGGTTTGTGAGAAAGCTAATATGGAAGTAATTATCATAGATAGTATTTCTCATTGTTGGGAGTACCTATTAGATTATCATTCTAAAATGGCAGGTAATAGTTTTACAAATTGGGCTAAAATTAAGCCTTTAGAGAAAGTGTTTCTAAATAAGATACTGCAATCACCAACTCATATTATTGCTACCATGAGAACTAAGCAAGATTACGTATTACAGCAAAAAGATGGTAAGTATATACCTGAAAAAGTAGGTTTGAAGTCTATTTCTAGAGATGGAACAGATTATGAGTTCACTTTGGTGTTTGATGTAGATATTAAGCATTATGCTACTAGCTCAAAAGACAGAACTGGTCTATTTATGGGTAAATCTGAATTTGTAATAAATACATCTACAGGGAAGAAGATTCTAGATTGGTGTAATAATGGAACAAGTCTAGAAGAGGTTAGAGAGCAGATTAAAAGCTGTAATGATATTGAAGCATTAAGATTGCTTTATAGTCAATATTATAGTATGAAAGCTTTAGATGCTGATTTCAAACTACAAAAGGAAACTATCCAATCTAAAAAACAATTGTTAAACCCTCAAAATATTTCAAGTAATGGAATTACAAATCATTCAGCCTAA
- the rseP gene encoding RIP metalloprotease RseP: MEFVIKISQFLLSLSLLIVLHELGHFIPAKLFKTKVEKFYLFFDVKFSLFKKKIGDTEYGIGWLPLGGYVKIAGMIDESMDKEAMALPPQPWEFRSKPAWQRLIIMLGGVTVNFILAYFIYVALSFTYGDTDVTTDSMKDGFWIENKLLLDVGFKNGDKILAINDEKVDTYYEVRKNLVNGEKYSIVRDGEKQEVVLPKDFLGQLSSAERKNGTFKLRIPFMVGSVPDTSINAGVNLKEGDVLLTVNGNELRYFDQFESRLSNYKNQSVNATFLREDEKINIDLKVDDNGRVGIFPASHNSRFAELGYFNIIHKDYTFLESFGGGVDKFKEQVSGYFDQLGKIFTPSTGAYKGVGGFKAIFDVFPDQWIWQDFWGLTAFLSIMLAILNLLPIPALDGGHVVFLLYEMISGRQPSEKFLERAQVIGFFILIALVLFANGNDIFKAVTN; encoded by the coding sequence ATGGAATTTGTTATAAAAATATCTCAATTTTTACTTAGTTTATCCTTACTTATTGTTTTGCACGAGTTAGGGCATTTTATACCAGCAAAGCTTTTTAAGACTAAAGTGGAAAAATTTTACCTCTTTTTTGATGTGAAGTTTTCGCTTTTCAAAAAGAAAATTGGTGATACCGAATATGGTATTGGTTGGTTACCACTTGGAGGCTATGTGAAAATCGCAGGAATGATTGACGAGAGTATGGATAAGGAAGCAATGGCACTGCCACCACAACCATGGGAATTCCGTTCTAAACCAGCTTGGCAACGCTTAATTATTATGCTTGGTGGTGTAACCGTAAACTTTATTTTGGCTTACTTTATTTACGTCGCACTTTCTTTTACTTATGGAGATACAGATGTGACTACAGACAGTATGAAAGACGGTTTTTGGATAGAGAACAAACTGCTTTTAGATGTTGGTTTTAAAAATGGCGATAAAATATTAGCTATTAATGATGAAAAAGTTGATACCTATTATGAGGTTAGAAAGAACTTAGTAAATGGTGAAAAATATTCAATCGTTAGAGATGGAGAAAAGCAAGAAGTTGTACTTCCAAAAGATTTCTTAGGTCAACTATCTTCTGCCGAAAGAAAGAATGGAACTTTCAAATTAAGAATTCCATTTATGGTTGGTAGTGTGCCAGATACATCCATAAATGCTGGTGTTAACCTAAAAGAAGGTGATGTCTTATTAACTGTTAACGGAAATGAATTGCGTTATTTTGACCAATTTGAATCGCGATTATCAAACTATAAGAATCAATCCGTAAATGCAACATTTTTAAGAGAAGACGAAAAAATTAATATAGACCTAAAGGTTGATGATAATGGAAGGGTTGGAATTTTTCCAGCATCACATAATTCGAGATTTGCAGAACTAGGTTATTTTAATATTATTCATAAAGATTATACCTTCTTAGAAAGTTTTGGTGGAGGAGTAGATAAGTTTAAAGAACAGGTTTCTGGTTATTTTGATCAATTAGGAAAAATATTTACACCTAGTACAGGCGCTTATAAAGGTGTCGGTGGCTTTAAAGCAATTTTTGATGTGTTCCCAGATCAATGGATTTGGCAAGATTTCTGGGGTTTAACAGCCTTTTTATCTATTATGTTAGCGATACTTAACTTATTACCAATACCAGCTTTAGATGGTGGTCACGTGGTGTTTTTATTGTACGAAATGATTTCTGGACGTCAGCCAAGCGAAAAGTTTTTAGAGCGCGCGCAAGTTATTGGTTTCTTTATTTTAATCGCTTTGGTATTGTTTGCCAACGGTAATGATATTTTTAAAGCCGTCACGAATTAA
- a CDS encoding M1 family aminopeptidase: MKQFLTGIILIFVIQINAQDYNETLNAIRASEANAALQQMMSSQNANTGNYDVKYHRLELNVDPSVAEISGDITTYFEAKEAMTDITFDLADNMTVSQVLQRGNSLSFVQNTDDELVITLPVTQVQGVLDSLTVSYSGNPVSSGFGSFEQTTHGDDDDPIIWTLSEPYGAKGWWPCKQDLIDKIDSIDVYLTTPDLSPLDKNYVSVSNGLEQSQIISGTQKTTHFKHGHPIPAYLIAIAVTNYDVYSHEVPNNGSPFDIVNYVYPEDVVTAQASTGITVDIMNLFTDLFEEYPFADEKYGHAQFGWGGGMEHTTVSFMGSFSRALIAHELAHQWFGNKITCGSWKDIWLNEGFATYLAGLVIEDLDGEGSFKTWRQQTTANITSQPDGAVYLTDQDTTSVNRIFSSRLSYSKGAMVLHMLRRKLGDTDFYQGLKDYLDTPALAFDYAKTQDFIDVMELSTGQNLDEFFNDWLYNQGYPSYNVNWNQDGNQLQLMVSQTQSDASVSFFEANVPIRILGTLGESLDVVLDNTSNNEQFVETIDFTIQEVLIDPDYHLISKNNAATLSTSDFDFNSEINVYPNPTTAIINIIKPEYIEVETIKIYNSLGQLLLQQDWATEVDLKTLASGILFVQIQTNDKIINKRIIKN; this comes from the coding sequence ATGAAACAATTTCTAACGGGTATAATCTTAATTTTTGTAATACAAATAAATGCGCAAGACTACAACGAGACGTTAAATGCAATTCGTGCTTCTGAAGCGAACGCGGCATTACAGCAAATGATGAGTAGCCAGAATGCTAATACTGGAAATTATGATGTTAAATACCATCGCCTTGAATTAAATGTGGATCCATCAGTAGCTGAGATTTCGGGTGATATTACCACGTATTTTGAAGCTAAAGAAGCCATGACAGATATCACTTTTGATTTGGCCGATAATATGACGGTGTCTCAAGTTTTACAACGTGGCAATAGTTTAAGTTTTGTTCAAAATACGGATGATGAATTGGTGATTACATTACCTGTCACACAAGTACAGGGAGTTTTAGACTCTTTAACTGTAAGTTATTCTGGAAATCCTGTGAGTTCTGGTTTTGGATCTTTTGAACAAACCACACATGGAGATGACGATGATCCTATTATTTGGACGCTTTCTGAGCCTTATGGTGCTAAAGGTTGGTGGCCTTGCAAACAAGATTTAATTGACAAAATCGATTCTATAGATGTGTATCTTACCACACCAGATTTAAGTCCATTAGATAAGAACTATGTTTCGGTATCTAATGGTTTAGAACAGAGTCAGATTATTTCAGGAACTCAGAAAACTACGCATTTTAAACATGGTCATCCCATACCTGCGTATTTAATTGCTATTGCGGTTACTAATTATGACGTGTATTCACATGAAGTACCAAATAATGGTAGCCCTTTTGATATTGTAAATTATGTCTATCCGGAAGATGTTGTTACAGCTCAAGCAAGCACAGGTATTACTGTAGATATTATGAATCTTTTTACGGATTTGTTTGAAGAATATCCGTTTGCAGACGAAAAATATGGTCATGCCCAATTTGGTTGGGGAGGAGGCATGGAACACACAACCGTTTCGTTTATGGGGTCCTTTAGTAGAGCTCTTATTGCACACGAGTTAGCACACCAATGGTTTGGTAATAAAATAACTTGTGGCAGTTGGAAAGATATTTGGCTAAATGAAGGATTTGCCACCTATTTAGCTGGTTTAGTTATTGAAGATCTAGATGGAGAAGGCAGTTTTAAAACTTGGAGACAGCAGACCACTGCTAATATTACGTCTCAACCAGATGGTGCCGTATATCTTACGGATCAGGATACAACAAGCGTTAATAGAATTTTTAGTAGCCGATTAAGTTATAGTAAGGGTGCTATGGTACTGCATATGTTAAGACGAAAACTTGGTGATACTGATTTTTATCAAGGATTAAAAGACTATTTAGATACGCCAGCCTTAGCGTTCGATTATGCAAAAACTCAAGATTTTATAGATGTGATGGAATTGTCTACGGGACAAAATTTAGACGAATTTTTTAATGACTGGCTCTACAATCAAGGTTATCCAAGTTACAATGTGAACTGGAATCAGGATGGAAACCAGTTACAACTTATGGTGTCGCAAACTCAAAGTGATGCGTCCGTTTCTTTTTTTGAAGCCAATGTGCCCATTAGAATTTTAGGAACTTTAGGAGAATCTTTAGATGTGGTTTTAGACAACACGAGTAATAATGAACAGTTTGTTGAAACCATTGATTTCACAATACAAGAGGTGTTAATTGATCCGGATTATCATTTAATTTCAAAAAATAATGCTGCAACTTTAAGTACCTCTGATTTTGATTTTAATTCTGAAATAAATGTATATCCCAATCCAACAACCGCAATAATAAATATTATAAAACCTGAATATATAGAGGTTGAAACGATTAAAATTTACAATAGTTTAGGTCAGTTATTACTGCAACAAGATTGGGCTACTGAAGTTGATTTAAAAACCTTAGCATCAGGTATATTGTTTGTGCAAATTCAAACAAATGATAAGATCATTAATAAAAGAATAATAAAAAATTAG
- a CDS encoding TIR domain-containing protein, translating into MKEKSDPILSMSKSEFKSQLSDTINKGETLFRKEISDKESFDNFEEEYKLWDNYNSQFLSNAFNDAFNTYSSTYYSIEVSSLNYTRYNRPSPDKLKKILLQKKLANLNFILAKAHMIKTKHEPVNSKKLTDNKSKVFIVHGHDEEAKTKTARFVEKLGFEAIILHEQASSSMSIIEKIEEYSNVGFGIVLYTPCDIGSKQIENPELKSRARQNVVFEHGFLIGKIKRENVCALVKGDVELPNDISGVVYIQLDNADSWKYTIAKEMKASGYDIDMNKI; encoded by the coding sequence ATGAAAGAAAAATCAGACCCAATCTTATCAATGTCTAAATCAGAATTTAAAAGTCAATTATCTGATACAATTAATAAAGGCGAAACATTATTTAGAAAGGAAATTTCAGACAAGGAAAGTTTTGATAATTTTGAAGAAGAGTATAAACTATGGGACAATTATAACAGTCAGTTTTTAAGTAATGCCTTTAATGATGCTTTTAACACCTATAGTTCTACTTATTATTCTATAGAAGTCTCAAGTTTAAATTATACTCGTTATAACAGACCATCGCCAGATAAGCTTAAAAAAATTCTTTTACAAAAAAAATTAGCAAACCTTAATTTTATATTAGCAAAAGCGCATATGATTAAAACCAAACATGAACCCGTTAACAGTAAAAAGCTAACAGATAACAAATCAAAAGTATTTATTGTTCACGGACACGATGAAGAAGCTAAAACTAAAACAGCACGTTTTGTTGAAAAACTCGGGTTTGAAGCAATTATTCTTCACGAACAAGCAAGTTCTAGTATGTCAATTATTGAAAAAATTGAGGAATATTCCAATGTAGGTTTTGGTATTGTTTTATATACACCTTGTGATATTGGAAGTAAGCAAATCGAAAATCCTGAATTAAAATCGAGAGCAAGACAAAATGTTGTTTTTGAACATGGATTTTTAATTGGAAAAATTAAAAGAGAGAATGTCTGTGCTTTAGTCAAAGGAGATGTTGAATTACCTAATGATATTTCTGGAGTTGTTTATATTCAATTGGACAACGCGGATTCTTGGAAATATACAATTGCGAAAGAAATGAAAGCATCTGGATACGATATTGATATGAATAAAATATAA
- a CDS encoding helix-turn-helix domain-containing protein, with translation METIQRIVFTQEQLNQIKEEFSEVLKPLKNFMSVDDLSVYLELSKSAIYKMTSKKEIPFYNPGGKKIYFKRVEVDAWIESGRIASDSEILYSMHQSGSNSNDTPLW, from the coding sequence ATGGAAACCATTCAAAGAATAGTTTTTACACAAGAACAATTAAATCAAATTAAAGAAGAGTTTTCTGAGGTATTGAAGCCTCTAAAAAACTTTATGTCAGTAGATGACTTGTCTGTTTATTTAGAACTTTCAAAATCTGCAATTTATAAAATGACAAGTAAAAAGGAAATACCTTTTTACAATCCAGGGGGTAAAAAAATCTATTTTAAAAGAGTAGAGGTAGATGCTTGGATAGAGAGTGGGAGAATTGCATCTGACTCAGAAATTCTATATAGTATGCATCAATCTGGGAGTAACTCAAATGATACTCCGTTATGGTAG
- a CDS encoding DUF3871 family protein — protein MELQIIQPKRELQLNSVVPNIILESSINKPLYKPKPFIEANTIDVQLNHLRNDCIIPVFSKDNERTISHNEFVEVAQDCLNQVFPHHIFDTPEIRVSHQIKGRVPSAVNKPVKELLDHEKTIYYERMAFIIRVPSITENINGNDVALTIGGVRAYNQENLYSKKTYERFKFFIGFQNLVCCNMCVSTDGMLDDLRVDSYSAMRSKLLEIMQAYQAEKHLNSMRQLSYETLSEHQFAQLIGKSRLYNYLPKKDKLEIPELLLNDGQISTVAKDYYQDESFSRNDEGDINLWSVFNLFTQANKSSYIDTFLDRNLNAYEFSKGIAQTLNGDSTYHWFLS, from the coding sequence ATGGAATTACAAATCATTCAGCCTAAAAGGGAGCTACAGTTAAACTCTGTAGTTCCCAATATTATATTAGAAAGTAGTATAAACAAGCCTCTATATAAGCCTAAACCATTTATAGAGGCTAATACTATTGATGTCCAGTTAAATCATCTTAGAAATGACTGTATTATACCAGTTTTCTCAAAAGACAATGAAAGGACCATCAGTCATAATGAATTTGTAGAAGTAGCTCAAGACTGTTTAAATCAGGTTTTTCCTCATCATATTTTTGATACTCCAGAAATTAGAGTGAGTCATCAGATTAAAGGTAGAGTACCAAGTGCTGTAAATAAACCTGTAAAGGAACTATTGGACCATGAGAAGACAATTTATTATGAAAGGATGGCTTTTATTATACGTGTTCCAAGTATTACAGAGAATATTAATGGAAATGACGTTGCTTTAACTATAGGTGGAGTAAGAGCTTATAATCAAGAGAACTTATACTCAAAGAAAACTTATGAGAGGTTTAAGTTTTTTATTGGTTTTCAGAATTTAGTATGTTGTAATATGTGTGTCTCAACTGATGGAATGTTGGATGATTTACGCGTTGATAGTTATAGTGCAATGAGGTCTAAACTATTAGAGATTATGCAAGCTTATCAAGCTGAAAAACATTTGAATAGTATGAGGCAATTATCATATGAAACTTTATCTGAACATCAGTTTGCGCAGTTAATTGGTAAGAGTAGATTATATAATTATCTGCCTAAAAAGGATAAACTTGAAATTCCAGAATTGTTACTTAATGATGGACAAATTTCTACAGTAGCTAAGGACTACTATCAAGATGAGAGTTTCAGTAGAAATGATGAAGGTGATATTAACTTGTGGAGTGTGTTCAATCTCTTTACTCAAGCTAATAAAAGTAGTTATATAGATACTTTCTTAGATAGAAACTTAAATGCATATGAATTCTCTAAAGGAATAGCACAAACTCTCAATGGTGATAGTACTTATCATTGGTTTTTGAGTTGA
- a CDS encoding site-specific integrase — protein sequence MASIKILLRKKTNTKGECPIVMRVVKDRKSKLITLGVTTALKDWDDKSNRFKRSHPNWNQRNRILLELEQKALNIIDEYISTDTDFTLEQFEEQFKGVKKNKLSVSDFWLDKIDELIQVGRTGNARAYRDTYTSFFKFQKSKSLRFHQLTPELLLRYETYLRTNGNQDGGIGVKMREIRALFNDAINRGVTLEKYYPFKVYKVSKLKGKSINKALTREQIKLMENLNTSELPHLVNSHNFMIFSYYTGGMNFVDMMKLKWSDIDGDRILYKRSKTKGRFSVKVLPPVEKVLNYYRGVSSKTQYVFPILLSDELTPTQIENRKGKTLKKFNKDLKEIASLKGINTNVSSYTIRHSFATNLKYAGISMDIIGETMGHQNVNVTKAYLKEFQNDVLDSAMEKLLEESKSHYTFSDNFTKVSLPL from the coding sequence ATGGCAAGTATAAAAATACTATTAAGAAAAAAGACTAACACTAAGGGTGAATGTCCTATTGTGATGCGAGTTGTAAAAGATAGAAAGTCTAAGCTTATAACTCTTGGGGTAACTACAGCACTAAAAGACTGGGATGATAAATCAAATAGGTTTAAAAGAAGTCACCCTAATTGGAATCAAAGAAATAGAATCTTATTAGAATTAGAGCAAAAAGCACTTAACATAATAGATGAATATATATCCACAGATACAGATTTTACTTTAGAGCAATTTGAAGAGCAATTTAAGGGTGTCAAAAAGAATAAGTTGTCTGTATCTGATTTTTGGTTAGATAAGATAGATGAGCTTATTCAGGTAGGTAGAACAGGGAATGCTAGGGCTTATCGAGATACATATACCTCATTTTTTAAATTTCAAAAAAGTAAATCCTTGAGATTTCACCAGCTAACACCCGAGCTGTTACTTAGGTATGAGACTTATTTAAGAACAAATGGTAATCAAGATGGTGGTATTGGTGTTAAGATGAGAGAAATTAGAGCGTTGTTTAATGATGCAATTAATAGAGGCGTTACTCTAGAGAAATATTACCCTTTTAAGGTCTATAAAGTATCAAAACTAAAGGGGAAGAGTATAAATAAGGCTTTAACTAGAGAGCAAATAAAATTGATGGAAAACTTAAATACAAGTGAGTTACCTCATTTAGTGAACTCTCATAATTTTATGATATTTAGTTACTATACAGGAGGTATGAATTTTGTAGATATGATGAAGTTGAAATGGTCAGACATAGATGGAGATAGGATACTCTATAAAAGGTCTAAGACTAAAGGAAGATTCTCTGTGAAAGTATTACCACCTGTTGAAAAGGTTTTAAACTACTATAGAGGTGTTTCTAGTAAAACTCAATATGTTTTTCCTATTCTTCTAAGTGACGAGCTTACACCTACTCAAATTGAGAATAGAAAAGGTAAAACACTTAAGAAATTTAATAAGGATTTAAAGGAGATAGCATCATTAAAAGGTATAAATACTAATGTCTCTAGCTATACCATTAGACATAGTTTTGCTACTAATTTAAAATATGCAGGGATTTCTATGGATATTATTGGAGAAACTATGGGGCATCAGAATGTAAATGTTACTAAGGCTTATTTGAAAGAATTTCAGAATGACGTTTTAGATAGTGCTATGGAAAAATTATTAGAAGAATCCAAATCCCATTATACATTCTCTGACAACTTCACAAAAGTTTCCCTTCCTCTTTAA
- a CDS encoding Y-family DNA polymerase — MFALIDCNNFYASCERVFNPKLIGKPIVVLSNNDGCVIARSNEAKPFVPMGGVAFQYKDIFKQYNITVFSSNYPLYGDMSQRVMDVLSTYSPDIEVYSIDEAFLQFKGFENYNLDDYGLDMITKVKQFTHIPISVGFAPTKALSKVANKIAKKYSDRTKGVYSLDTEEKRIKALKWTKIEDVWGIGRQISKKLKAININTAYDYTQLHDSYVRREFSVVGLRLKHELEGKPTLQLEEIKTKKNIATTRSFANNLTELDDLKERVSTFATSCALKLRKQKSACNALMIFVHTNRHKKDQAQYNRNIVVKLPFASNSDITLSQYANKALLTIYKKGYAYKKAGVIVMGIVPENTIQHNLFENENPKHQELMRTVDKLNSRIGYNKVKLANQNIQKTWIMKQEKLSKRYTTDWNELLEVQ, encoded by the coding sequence ATGTTTGCATTAATTGATTGTAATAACTTTTATGCCTCTTGTGAAAGAGTGTTTAATCCAAAACTAATTGGAAAACCTATTGTTGTGCTCTCTAACAATGATGGTTGTGTCATTGCTAGAAGTAATGAAGCTAAGCCTTTTGTGCCAATGGGAGGTGTAGCATTTCAATATAAAGACATTTTTAAGCAATATAATATTACTGTGTTTTCTTCAAACTACCCTTTATATGGTGATATGAGCCAAAGAGTAATGGATGTTTTAAGTACCTATAGTCCAGATATTGAGGTTTATTCTATAGATGAAGCTTTTCTCCAGTTTAAAGGATTTGAAAACTACAATTTAGATGATTATGGACTTGATATGATTACCAAGGTCAAGCAGTTTACACATATTCCAATTAGTGTAGGTTTTGCACCTACAAAAGCACTAAGTAAGGTTGCTAATAAAATAGCTAAGAAGTACTCAGATAGAACCAAAGGAGTCTATAGTCTAGATACTGAAGAAAAAAGAATAAAAGCTCTTAAATGGACTAAAATTGAAGATGTTTGGGGAATTGGAAGACAAATTTCAAAGAAATTAAAAGCTATTAACATAAATACAGCATATGATTATACACAATTACATGATAGCTATGTTAGAAGAGAGTTTTCAGTTGTTGGCTTAAGATTAAAACATGAGCTTGAAGGTAAGCCTACTTTACAACTAGAGGAAATAAAGACTAAGAAAAATATTGCTACCACTAGAAGCTTTGCTAATAATCTTACTGAGTTAGATGATTTAAAAGAAAGAGTAAGCACTTTTGCTACTAGTTGTGCTTTAAAATTAAGAAAGCAAAAGTCTGCTTGCAATGCACTTATGATATTTGTACATACCAACAGGCATAAAAAAGACCAAGCACAGTACAATAGAAATATTGTTGTAAAGCTACCATTTGCATCAAATTCAGATATTACCTTAAGCCAATATGCAAATAAAGCCTTACTAACCATTTATAAAAAGGGTTATGCCTATAAAAAAGCAGGTGTAATAGTAATGGGTATTGTACCTGAAAACACCATACAACATAACTTATTTGAAAATGAAAACCCAAAGCATCAAGAGCTGATGAGAACTGTAGATAAGTTGAACTCTAGGATAGGTTATAATAAAGTTAAATTAGCCAATCAGAATATTCAAAAGACTTGGATAATGAAGCAAGAAAAACTATCTAAAAGATATACTACAGATTGGAATGAATTATTAGAAGTACAATGA